A stretch of Alkalicella caledoniensis DNA encodes these proteins:
- a CDS encoding glycosyltransferase family 4 protein, whose protein sequence is MRVLLIKSRSKGGISSHIQHIITGMRAYNIEFQEHEVTTAPIKIIKNFAMLRDNIKKFSPDIVHIHGYKALLFIVFIPRHVKIVVTFHGFLDNLPRLKRKIFQFLLSKVVNKADRIICVSKKLTDQSSESLKIKKDKVTTIHNGVKISESEGLHESGIKTSGNGNVILGACGRLTEAKGFDILIKAFNKIKDAFPVELHIIGDGPAFKKLKDSAQDKIYFLGFQDNPLETMCRFDYFVQPSRTEGCGTAVIEAMSINLPVIISDAGGLPELIEDNVHGLVFKKGDVDDLTRCLTMLLSNRELYKHLGAENKKWVSKNFSISKMLMKTLNLYEEMMGEEVYEEIL, encoded by the coding sequence ATGAGAGTTTTACTAATAAAATCAAGGTCTAAAGGTGGTATAAGCTCACATATTCAGCATATTATTACAGGGATGAGAGCTTATAACATTGAGTTTCAAGAGCATGAAGTTACCACTGCTCCTATAAAAATCATAAAGAATTTTGCAATGTTGAGGGATAATATAAAAAAATTCAGTCCTGACATTGTGCATATTCACGGATACAAGGCTTTACTTTTTATAGTTTTTATACCTAGGCATGTAAAAATAGTAGTAACCTTCCATGGTTTTTTAGATAATCTTCCAAGGTTAAAAAGAAAGATCTTTCAATTTTTACTGTCAAAGGTAGTTAATAAAGCTGACAGAATCATCTGTGTATCTAAGAAACTAACTGATCAGAGCAGTGAATCTTTAAAAATAAAAAAAGATAAGGTGACAACTATCCATAATGGTGTTAAGATATCTGAAAGTGAAGGTCTGCACGAAAGTGGGATTAAAACTAGTGGAAATGGAAATGTTATTTTAGGTGCTTGTGGTAGATTAACTGAGGCTAAAGGTTTTGACATATTAATCAAAGCTTTTAATAAAATAAAGGATGCCTTCCCCGTAGAGCTTCATATAATTGGAGATGGGCCAGCATTTAAGAAATTGAAAGATAGTGCACAGGACAAAATATATTTTCTGGGTTTTCAAGATAACCCATTGGAAACCATGTGTAGATTTGATTACTTTGTTCAACCTTCTAGAACTGAAGGATGTGGAACAGCAGTTATAGAAGCAATGAGTATAAATCTGCCAGTCATTATTAGTGACGCTGGAGGTCTTCCAGAGCTTATAGAGGACAATGTACATGGTCTGGTTTTTAAAAAAGGTGATGTGGATGACTTGACCAGATGTCTAACTATGTTATTATCTAATAGAGAATTGTACAAACACCTTGGAGCGGAAAATAAAAAATGGGTAAGTAAGAATTTTAGTATATCAAAAATGTTAATGAAAACATTAAATTTATATGAAGAGATGATGGGGGAAGAAGTTTATGAAGAGATTTTATAG